The following proteins come from a genomic window of Rutidosis leptorrhynchoides isolate AG116_Rl617_1_P2 chromosome 10, CSIRO_AGI_Rlap_v1, whole genome shotgun sequence:
- the LOC139871386 gene encoding uncharacterized protein has translation MSINTVNEPIIIKCRIPNRGIQIKRMHVDTGSSVDIMYEHCYRFLPAEVKARLRQPDIVLSGFSGESSWPLGRIELVVLLADDKNPQLSRSELIDFYVVRSTSRYNALLGRNFIRLVPVDIPSIGEQLKSNAVIANCLQPNKRIKIGAGLSTETKAKLHGILLANADVFAWQESDMTGVSRAIAEHKLNVNPSLTPVRQKKWHMALERSDWLCAEVDNLINMKLSPLKCSFGEEEGKFLGHVVTVRGIKANLKKIEAIDSLPSPRTKKDV, from the exons ATGTCGATTAACACAGTCAATGAGcctattatcatcaagtgtcgtatTCCTAATCGCGGAATACAGATTAAACGTATGCATGTTGATACCGGAAGCAGTgtcgacattatgtacgagcaCTGCTATCGTTTTCTTCCCGCAGAAGTCAAGGCGCGGTTGCGCCAGCCCGATATTGTGCTATCAGGATTTTCTGGggaaagctcatggccgctaggccgcATAGAGCTTGTAGTATTGCTTGCGGATGACAAGAATCCGCAGTTATCTAGAAGCGAGTTAATCGACTTCTATGTGGTTCGTTCGACTTCACGTTACAATGCGCTTCtggggagaaatttcatacgac ttgtgcctgtaGACATTCCCAGCATAGGCGAGCAACTTAAAAGCAATGCAGTCATAGCTAATTGCTTGCAACCTAACAAGCGAATCAAAATTGGCGCAGGCTTATCAACCGAAACTAAAGCTAAGTTGCACGGTATCTTGTTAGCTAACGCAGATGTCTTCGCATGGCAAGAATCAGATATGACTGGGGTTTCGCGGgctattgcggaacataagttaaatgttaaccCATCACTCACGCCTGTTAGGCAAAAGAAATGGCACATGGCCCTTGAACGCAGTGATTGGTTATGCGCAGAAGTTGATAACCTG ATCAACATGAAACTTAGCCCGCTCAAGTGTAGCttcggggaagaggaaggcaagtttctaggtcatgtggtgacggtGCGGGGAATCAAAGCGAATCTGAAAAAGATcgaagccattgatagtttgccatctccAAGGACAAAGAAGGATGTGTAG